The following coding sequences lie in one Carassius carassius chromosome 1, fCarCar2.1, whole genome shotgun sequence genomic window:
- the LOC132121353 gene encoding uncharacterized protein LOC132121353: MLKPSKVNATPQVLTDNQFRSSTLQDKADVTPVIPEKTKVTKFIEFPKSEELQNPSTDLDSGSNHPLNLKSEEHVNEHLKLQSDQVSPAVLKRKSEDHNLQEKVPEQFETIELLILEDSDSQETELNNSEPIGPRAALRNQTKMSKTEPIEPKTINCRKSTENKLGHDVYSRHRKKTCHPTALIDEKQEGEHICSNQMNKNLPEAKPKLECLVRKQPHRPTSRIPIQARGGLTKLPISKADTSNRSFGLQAPKAGMHRHPFGKLLGQNKPSITSSPSPEKLSPGGVAPVRSTQRPPCTVPAPNGSSSPSKLPQVQLIAPKIGQSDQPNVSRKRSASLTKYSCSSPGISCPAQVRKQVTKGSTPNK; encoded by the exons ATGCTCAAACCTTCAAAAGTGAATGCTACCCCACAGGTGTTAACAGACAATCAATTTAGGAGCTCAACACTGCAAGATAAAGCAGATGTAACTCCTGTAATTCCAGAGAAGACCAAGGTAACAAAGTTCATTGAGTTCCCTAAGAGTGAAGAACTGCAAAACCCATCAACTGATTTAGATTCTGGATCAAATCATCCACTCAACCTAAAATCCGAAGAGCATGTGAATGAGCATTTAAAACTGCAGAGTGATCAAGTCAGTCCAGCCGTGTTAAAGAGGAAATCCGAGGACCACAATCTTCAAGAGAAAGTACCAGAACAGTTTGAAACCATTGAGCTGTTGATATTAGAGGATTCAGACTCTCAGGAGACAGAGCTGAACAATTCTGAACCTATAGGACCAAGAGCTGCACTGAGAAATCAAACAAAAATGAGCAAAACTGAGCCTATAGAACCAAAGACTATAAATTGTAGAAAATCTACGGAGAATAAGCTTGGTCATGATGTTTACAGTAGGCATAGAAAGAAAACGTGTCACCCGACAGCTCTGATTGATGAGAAACAAGAAGGGGAACATATTTGTTCAAATCAGATGAACAAGAACCTGCCAGAGGCCAAACCCAAGCTGGAGTGTCTGGTTAGGAAG CAACCACATCGACCAACATCCAGAATTCCTATTCAAGCAAGGGGAGGGTTAACTAAGTTACCCATCAGCAAAGCTGACACTAGCAATCGTTCATTTGGGCTTCAAGCTCCTAAAGCTGGCATGCATAGACACCCATTTGGAAAACTACTGGGGCAGAATAAGCCTAGCATTACATCATCTCCATCTCCTGAAAAATTGTCCCCAGGAGGAGTTGCTCCAGTTAGGTCAACACAAAGACCCCCTTGCACAGTCCCTGCACCAAATGGTTCCTCTTCTCCCTCAAAACTGCCACAGGTCCAGCTGATTGCACCTAAGATCGGGCAGTCAGACCAGCCAAATGTTTCCAGGAAACGCTCTGCATCCTTAACAAAGTATAGTTGCTCTTCTCCTGGAATTTCCTGTCCAGCACAAGTAAGGAAGCAGGTGACTAAAGGGTCTACACCAAACAAGTAG
- the LOC132140828 gene encoding protein FAM83G-like, whose amino-acid sequence MALSQVHCLDDNHINLRTNESKPEFFYSEQQRLALETLIHEGRDAYEDYIKTHNIRCFLSDLELERILSTVEVYSPGSPDDSAELLLGDSDGEDMSLQYWPERSDRSIPLLDIGWPDRASYRGVTRAQVYTQPPYEGQSHIKEVVRKMISQAQKVIAIVMDLFTDTDIFKDLLDASYKRKVSVYIMLETTGVKHFLRMCEKAGMHTGHLKNLRVRSIRGAEFFSRFSKRVCGSQSQKFMFIDGDKAVSGSYSFTWSASRLDRNLITVLTGQAVDTFDLLFQDMYVMSNGVCLSKINLSSEPEPEFLPKVVPILFPSATTALKLINPKYTLVSNCVFTTNGTASNQTSAKNSTSKNQTEVIKQIKETPVVPPVHPGLLNLEKANMINYVPTWPDPDPPSDVIGFINIRDSNKPLQAHLMRSELFEVSQAIRFKDPFLEAKESLYLRACPGPISQTPSFPEAPAQKQTSGEAQKSFDPNQHQRSSRNETLISPFEKLERVHVLACKKVNKEELCVMEKEVDFISLQSKSTNKEKDIPNTISSSAQDDTDTKQALDNLQPPKCPAQISEDLDLKSSSSAMSNKSHHDTFALIDTPSVKQSQDDQVINDVATQDHSDTNPDTNQNGWKGTQTSNFGSSNSSLSDEYYECFSPVADFKSVGDVFLPEVKPEYLHNSIQNGNRQQEVPCSNSSQAQDGADLANKQNLFIPKLLKTSCSIVFSYLSAGIKTTAATSKTTFAQKRDQGTIINDSKLLDSETCHFSQIANGHFKFSSTSEEYFECSGSVGLKSENDCIDHKVKPSSLGTLSSNEQLQVLKHVLETENLSELSSQNTKENNKPKMHFVQEQPEFQQILDKAADLAVFKSGDNAQTQLDEKVHRQVQETEVTSEPVVESKLMSNISQENEISESLRVLEIQSKEESVELAENVQKVPMQDLKLEVSPELACEQPEKEPLQDIQLNEDLDLLCEEKFVLLAEKDSNPHPQDIESQVSQDVKCEEQSVKIAEKTAKPPLQGFQPEI is encoded by the exons ATGGCACTGTCACAGGTTCATTGTCTCGATGATAATCACATCAACTTGCGCACTAACGAGTCCAAGCCGGAGTTCTTCTACAGCGAGCAGCAGAGACTCGCGCTGGAGACACTCATACATGAGGGACGGGACGCTTATGAGGACTACATCAAAACACACAACATCCGCTGCTTTCTCTCGGACCTCGAACTTGAGAGGATCCTCAGCACCGTGGAGGTGTACAGCCCGGGCTCCCCTGATGATAGCGCTGAGCTGCTGCTGGGGGACAGTGATGGGGAGGACATGTCCCTTCAGTACTGGCCTGAACGCTCGGACCGCTCCATCCCGCTGCTGGACATCGGCTGGCCGGACCGAGCGTCCTACCGCGGAGTCACTCGAGCTCAAGTGTACACTCAGCCCCCTTATGAGGGGCAGTCACATATTAAAGAGGTCGTTAGAAAAATGATCTCCCAAGCACAAAAG GTTATTGCAATTGTCATGGACTTGTTCACAGACACTGACATCTTCAAAGATCTTCTGGATGCAAGCTACAAACGGAAAGTTTCTGTTTACATTATGTTGGAGACCACCGGAGTGAAGCACTTCCTGAGAATGTGTGAGAAAGCAGGCATGCACACAGGACACCTCAAG AACTTGAGAGTGCGCAGCATTAGAGGGGCAGAATTTTTCAGTCGATTCTCAAAGAGAGTGTGTGGAAGCCAAAGCCAGAAGTTCATGTTTATTGACGGAGACAAAGCAGTCTCAGGGTCATATAG TTTCACATGGTCTGCCTCTAGACTGGACAGAAACCTCATCACAGTTCTCACAGGCCAAGCAGTCGACACATTTGACTTATTGTTTCAGGACATGTACGTGATGTCTAATGGAGTGTGTCTGAGCAAGATTAATCTGAGCAGTGAGCCTGAACCTGAGTTCCTCCCTAAAGTGGTACCCATTCTATTCCCCTCAGCCACCACAGCACTCAAGCTCATTAATCCAAAGTACACTCTTGTCTCCAACTGTGTATTCACTACCAACGGAACTGCATCAAACCAGACAAGTGCCAAGAACAGCACTTCCAAGAATCAGACGGAAGTCATCAAACAAATTAAAGAGACACCAGTGGTGCCACCGGTTCACCCGGGACTGCTCAACCTGGAAAAGGCGAACATGATCAATTATGTGCCGACCTGGCCGGATCCTGACCCGCCGAGTGATGTCATTGGTTTCATTAACATAAGAGACTCCAACAAGCCATTACAAGCTCACCTAATGCGTTCAGAACTCTTTGAAGTGTCTCAGGCCATCCGATTCAAGGATCCTTTTCTTGAGGCAAAGGAATCTTTATATCTGAGGGCTTGTCCTGGACCCATATCCCAAACTCCCTCTTTTCCTGAAGCTCCAGCTCAGAAACAAACATCAGGTGAAGCACAGAAGAGTTTTGATCCAAATCAACATCAAAGAAGCAGCCGGAATGAGACTCTTATCTCGCCTTTTGAGAAGCTGGAAAGAGTGCATGTGCTTGCCTGTAAGAAAGTAAATAAAGAGGAACTATGTGTGATGGAAAAAGAGGTGGACTTTATATCTTTGCAGAGCAAAAGCACTAATAAAGAAAAAGACATTCCCAATACAATTTCATCTTCGGCTCAAGACGATACAGATACAAAGCAAGCTCTGGACAATCTACAACCTCCAAAATGTCCTGCCCAAATCTCAGAGGATCTTGACTtgaaatcatcatcatcagcgaTGTCCAACAAAAGTCATCATGACACATTTGCCCTCATAGACACTCCTTCTGTTAAGCAAAGCCAAGATGACCAAGTCATAAATGATGTTGCTACTCAAGACCACAGCGATACAAATCCAGATACAAACCAAAATGGCTGGAAAGGTACACAGACGTCTAACTTTGGCTCCAGCAACTCTTCATTGTCTGATGAATACTATGAGTGTTTTAGCCCTGTGGCTGACTTTAAGTCTGTAGGAGATGTCTTTTTGCCTGAAGTTAAACCAGAATATTTGCACAATTCGATCCAAAACGGTAACAGACAGCAGGAAGTTCCTTGTTCAAATTCATCCCAAGCTCAAGACGGTGCAGATTTGGCTAACAAACAGAACTTGTTtattcccaaacttttaaaaacatcttgCAGTATTGTTTTCAGTTACTTATCTGCAGGCATCAAAACAACAGCTGCAACTTCCAAAACCACCTTTGCCCAAAAAAGAGACCAAGGTACCATAATTAATGATAGTAAGCTACTAGACAGTGAAACCTGCCATTTCTCACAGATCGCTAATGGTCACTTCAAATTCTCTTCGACTTCAGAGGAATACTTTGAGTGCAGTGGTTCAGTGGGTTTGAAGTCAGAAAATGACTGTATTGATCATAAAGTGAAACCAAGCTCATTGGGGACATTAAGCTCGAATGAACAACTACAGGTACTGAAGCATGTCCTGGAAACTGAGAATCTATCTGAGCTGAGCAgccagaacacaaaagaaaacaataaacctAAAATGCATTTTGTACAGGAGCAGCCCGAATTTCAACAAATACTAGATAAGGCAGCAGACCTGGCAGTTTTTAAGTCTGGAGATAATGCCCAAACTCAACTGGATGAGAAAGTTCACAGACAAGTACAAGAGACTGAAGTTACGTCAGAGCCAGTGGTAGAAAGCAAATTGATGAGTAACATTTCTCAAGAAAATGAGATAAGTGAATCTCTGAGGGTTTTAGAGATACAGTCAAAGGAGGAGTCTGTAGAGTTAGCTGAGAACGTTCAAAAAGTGCCAATGCAAGACTTAAAACTTGAGGTAAGTCCAGAGTTAGCCTGTGAGCAACCTGAAAAAGAGCCACTACAGGACATACAACTTAATGAAGATCTGGATTTATTATGTGAGGAAAAGTTTGTACTGTTAGCTGAGAAAGATTCAAATCCACACCCGCAGGACATCGAGTCTCAAGTAAGCCAAGATGTAAAGTGTGAGGAACAATCTGTAAAAATAGCTGAGAAAACTGCAAAACCACCACTGCAGGGCTTTCAACCTGAG ATTTAA